The genomic window ggtctcgggtgggagtgccagctgaacAGGGACTCTGGTAggattgccggctgagcagggtctcgggtgggattgccggctgagcagggtctctggTAGGATTGCCAGCTCCGCCAGGTCTCGGGTGGGAGTCCCGGCTTAGCAGGATCTCGGGAGGGAGTCCCggctgagctgggtctcgggtgcgaataccggctgagcagggtctcgggagtGAGTCCCGGCTGAGCAGGATCTCGGGAGGGAGTCCccgctgagcagggtcttgggagggagtcccggctgagcaggttctcgggtgggagtgccagctgagcagggtctcgggtgggagtcccGACTGAGCAGCGTCTCTGGTAggattgccggctgagcagggtctcgggtgggattgCCGGCTGAGCAAGGTCTCGGGTGGgactgccggctgagcagggtctcgggtgggattgccggctgagcagggtcgcgGGTGGGAATGCTGGCCGAGTGGGGTCTCGGGAGGGAATCCCAGATGCGCAGGGTCTCGAGAGGGAGtcccagctgagcagggtctcgaagGGAatcccggctgagcagggtctcggatggGAGTGCCATCTGAGCAGGggctcgggtgggagtgccagctgagcaggggCTCGGGAAGGAGTCCTTGCTGAGCAGAGTCTCGGGAGGGAgtcctggctgagcagggtctcgggagggagtcccggctgagcagggtctcgggtgggtgcaccggctgagcagggtctcgaaaGGAGTCCCGGCTGAGCCGGGTCtagtgtgggagtgccggctgagcagggtctcgggtgggagtgccagctgagcagggaCTCAGGTGGGAGTACCAGCTCAGcacggtctcgggtgggagtaccggctgagcagggtctcggcatGGAGTCCCGAATgatcagggtctcgggtgggagtaccggctgagcaggatcTCAGGAGGGAGGCCCGGCTGAGCAGGGGCTCGGGTGGGAGTGTCGGCTTAGCAGGATTTCGGGAGGGAGTCCCAGCTGAGCTTGGTCTCGGGTgtgagtaccggctgagcaggaccTCGGGAGGTAGAACCGGCTGAGCAGGGTGTCGGGTGGGACTGCCAGCTGAGCAGGGACTCAGGTGGGAGTGCCAGCTCGGCACGGTCTCGGGTGGAAGTACCGGCTGAGCAAGGTCTCGGCAGGGAGTCCCGGCTGATCAGGGTCTTGGGAGGGAttgccagctgagcagggtctcaggtgggagtcccggctgagcagggtctctggtaggattgccggctgagcagggtctcgggtgggattgccggctgagcagggtctcgggtgggattgccggctgagcagggtctcgggtgggactgccggctgagcagggtctcgggtgggattgccggctgagcagggtctcgggtgggagtgccggctgagcagggtcgcgGGTGGGAATGCAGGCCGAGCGGGGTCTCGGGAGGGAGTCCCGGATGCGCAGGGTCTCGGGAGGGAGtcccagctgagcagggtctcgaagGGAatcccggctgagcagggtctcgggtgggagtgtcgtctgagcagggtctcgggtgggagtgccagcggAGCAGGggctcgggtgggagtgccagctggcCAGGGGCTCGGGAAGGAGGCCTTGCTGAGCagagtctcgggtgggagtaccggctgagcagggtctcaggtgggagtgccaGCTCGGCAGGGcctcgggtgggagtaccagctGAGCAGTGTCTCGGCAGGGAGTCCCGGCTgatcagggtctcgggtgggaggcccggctgagcagggtctcgggtgggagtgccggcttcgCAGGATCTCGGGAGGGCGTCCCGGCTGAGCTGGGTCTCGGCtgcgagtaccggctgagcagggtcttgggagtgagtcccggctgagcaggttctcgggtgggagtgccagctgaacagggtctcgggtgggagtgccagctgaacAGGGACTCTGGTAGGATTGCCAGCTCAGCCAGGTCTCGGGTGGGAGTCCCGGCTTAGCAGGATCTCGGGAGGGAGTCCCggctgagctgggtctcgggtgcgaataccggctgagcagggtctcgggagtgagtcccggctgagcaggatctcgggagggagtcccggctgagcagggtcttgggagggagtcccggctgagcaggttctcgggtgggagtgccagctgagcagggtctcgggtgggagtaccggctgagccgggtctcaggtgggagtcccGACTGAGCAGCGTCTCTGGTAggattgccggctgagcagggtctcgggtgggattgCCGGCTGAGCAGAGTCTCGGGTGGGACTGCCAGCTGAGCAGGGTCGCGGGTGggattgccggctgagcagggtcgtgGGTGGGAATGCCGGCCGAGTGGGGTCTCGGGAGGGAATCCCAGATGCGCAGGGGCTCGAGAGGGAGTCCTagctgagcagggtctcgaagGGAatcccggctgagcagggtctcggatggGAGTTCCAGCTCAGCAGggcctcgggtgggagtaccggctgagcagggtctcggcagGGAGTCCCGGCTGatctgggtctcgggtgggaggcCCAGCTGatctgggtctcgggtgggaggcccagctgagcagggtctcgggagggAGTGCCGGCTTAGCAGGATCTCGGGAGGGCGTCCCggctgagctgggtctcgggtacgagtaccggctgagcagggtctcgggagtGAGTCCCGGCTGAGCAGGACCTCGGGAGGGAGtcccagctgagcagggtctcgggagtGAGTCCCGGCTGAGCAGGACCTCGGGAGGGAGTCCCGGCTGAGCAGGGGCTCGGGTGGGAGACCCGGCTGAGCAGTGTCTTCGGAGGGAGTCCCGGCTGAGCTGGGTTTTGGGTGCGAGTACCGACTGAGCAGGGTCTCTGGTAGGATTGCTGGCTCagccgggtctcgggtgggagtgccggcttagCAGGATCTCGGGATGGTGtcccagctgagcagggtctcgggagtgagtcccggctgagcaggatctcgggagggagtcccggctgagcagggtcttgggagGGAGTCCCAGCTGAGCAggttctcgggtgggagtaccggatgagcagggtctcaggtgggagtgccaGCTCAGCAGGGCCacaggtgggagtaccggctgagcagggtctcggcagGGAGTCCCGGCTgatcagggtctcgggtgggaggccCGACTGAGCAGGGTCtagtgtgggagtgccggctgagcagggtctcgagtgggagtaccggctgagcagggtctcgaagGGAGTGCCtgctgagcagggtctcgagtgggattaccggctgagcagggtctcggcagGAAGTCCCGGCTgatcagggtctcgggtgggagtaccggctgagcaggggctCGGGAGGGAGTCCCagctgagctgggtctcgggttcgagtactggctgagcagggtctcgggagtGGGTCCCGGCTGAGCAGGACCTCGGGAGGGAGAACCGGCTGAGCAGGGGCTCGGGTGggattgccggctgagcagggtctcgggtgggattgccggctgagcagggtctcgggtgggatagCCGGCTGAGCAGGGGCTCGGGTGggattgccggctgagcagggtctcgggtgggaggccCGGCTGAGCAGCGTCTCGGGTGggattgccggctgagcagggtctcgggtgggagtgccggctgagcagggtttcGGGTGGGATtgtcggctgagcagggtctcgggtgggagtgccggctgagcagggtctcgggtgggattgccggctgagcagggtctcgggtgggaatgCCGGCCGAGCGGGGTCTCGGGAGGGagtcccggctgagcagggtctcgaagggagtcccggctgagcagggtctcggttgGGAGTCCCGCCTGAGcatggtctcgggtgggagtgacaGCGGAGCAGgggctcgggtgggagtaccgtctgagcagggtctcgggtgggagtcccagctgagcagggtctcccgtgggagtaccggctgagcagggtcttgggagtgagtcccggctgagcagggtctcgggtgggagtgccaacTGAACAGGGACTCTGGTAGGATTGCCGGCTGAGCATGGTCTCGGGTGggattgccggctgagcagggtctctggTAGGATTGCCGGCTCAGCCAGGTCTCGGGTGGGAGTCCCGGCTTAGCAGGATCTCGGGAGGGAGTCCCggctgagctgggtctcgggtgcgagtaccggctgagcagggtcttgggagTGAGTCCCGGCTGAGCAGGATCTCGGGAGGGAgtcggctgagcagggtcttgggagGGAGTCCCGGCGGAGCAGGATCTCGGGTGggattgccggctgagcagggtctcgggtgggactgccggctgagcagggtcttgggtgggattgccggctgagcagggtctcgggtgggactgCCAGCTGAGCAGGGTCGCGGGTGGGAATGCCCGCCGAGCGGGGTCTCGGGAGTGAGTCCCGGATGCGCAGGGTCTCGGGAGGGAGtcccagctgagcagggtctcgaagGGAatcccggctgagcagggtctcgggtgggagtgccgtctgagcagggtctcgggtgggagtgccagcggAGCAGGGGCttgggtgggagtgccagctgagcaggggCTCGGGAAGGAGTCCTTGCTGAGCAGAGTCTCGGGAGGGAgtcctggctgagcagggtctcgggagggagtcccggctgagcagggtcttgggagggagtcccggctgagcaggttctcgggtgggagtgccagctcaGCAGGGCctcaggtgggagtaccggctgagcagggtctcggcagGGAGTCCCGGCTGATCAGGGTCACGGGTGGGAGGCCCGGCTGAGCAGAGTCTAGTGtgagagtgccggctgagcagagtctggtgtgggagtgccggctgagcagggtctcgggtgggagtgccagctgagcagggtctcgaagGGAggcccggctgagcagggtctagtGTGGGAGTGCCTGCTGATCAGGGTCTCGGGTTGGAGTGCCTGCTGAGCAGGGTCTCGAAGGGagtcccggctgagcagggtctagtGTGGGAGTGCCTGCTgatcagggtctcgggtgggagtaccggctgagcaggatgTCGGGAGGGAggcccggctgagcagggtctcgggtgggagtgccgggttAGCAAGATCTCGGGAGGGAGTCCCagctgagctgggtctcgggttcgagtaccggctgagcagggtctcgggagtGGGTCCCGGCTGAGCAGGACCTCGGGAGGGAGAACCGGCTGAGCAGGggctcgggtgggagtgccagctgatcAGGGTCTCGGAAGGGagtcccggctgagcagggtctcgaagGGAGTccgggctgagcagggtctcgggtgggagtcccgtctgagcagggtctcgggtgggagtgccagcggAGCAGGggctcgggtgggagtgccagctgagcagggtctcgggtgggagtaccggctgagcagggtctctggtgggagtaccggctgagcagggtctctggTGGGAGTGCCATCTGAGCAGGGTCAcgggtgggagtgctggctgagcagGTTCTTGGGAGGGAGTCCCGGCTGAGCAggttctcgggtgggagtgccagctgatcAGGGTCTCTGGtcggagtaccggctgagcaggggctcgggtgggagtgccgtctgagcagggtctcgggtgggagtgccagcggAGCAGGggctcgggtgggagtgccagctcaTCAGGGTCTCTGGacggagtaccggctgagcagggtcttgggagggagtaccggctgagcagggtctcgggtgggagtaccggctgagccgGGTCTCGgctgggagtaccggctgagcagggtctctggtgggagtgccagctcagccgggtctcgggtgggattgccggctgagcagggtctctggcgggagtgccggctgagcagggtttcgggtgggagtgccagctcagcagggtctcgggtgggaggcccggcggagcagggtctcgggtgggagtgccggcttagCAGGATCTCGGGAGGGCGTCCCggctgagctgggtctcgggtgcgagtaccggctgagcagggtctcgggtgggagtgccggcttagCAGGATCTCGGGAGGGCGTCCCggctgagctgggtctcgggtccgAGTACCGACTGAGCAGGATCTCTAGTAGGATTGCTGGCTCagccgggtctcgggtgggagtgccggcttcgCAGGATCTCGGGATGGTGTCCCagctgagctgggtctcgggtgcgagtaccggctgagcagggtctcgggagtGAGTGCCAGCTCAGCAGGGCctcaggtgggagtaccggctgagcagggtctcggcagGGAGTCCCGGCTGATCAGGGTCACGGGTGGGAGGCCCGGCTGAGCAGAGtctggtgtgggagtgccggctgagcagggtctcgggtgggagtgccagttGAGCAGGGTCTCGAAGGGAgtcctggctgagcagggtctagtGTGGGAGTGCCTGCTgatcagggtctcgggtgggagtgcctgctgagcagggtctcgaagggagtcccggctgagcagggtctagtGTGGGAGTGCCTGCTgatcagggtctcgggtgggagtaccggctgagcaggatgTCGGGAGGGAggcccggctgagcagggtctcgggtgggagtgccgggttAGCAAGATCTCGGGAGGGAGTCCCagctgagctgggtctcgggttcgAGAACCGGCTGAGCAGGggctcgggtgggagtgccagctgatcAGGGTCTCGAAGGGAGTccgggctgagcagggtctcgggtgggagtcccGTCTCAGCAGGGTCTCGGGTGAGAGTGCCAgcggagcagggtctcgggtgggagtgccagcggAGCAGGggctcgggtgggagtgccagctgagcacggtctcaggtgggagtaccggctgagcagggtctcaggtgggagtgccaGCTCGGCAGGGCCTCGGGTGGGAGTCCCGGCTgatcagggtctcgggtgggaggcccggctgagcagggtctcgggtgggagtgccggcttagCAGGATCTCGGGAGGGCGTCCCGGCTGAGCTGGATCTCGGGtgcgagtaccggctgagcagggtcttgggagtgagtcccggctgagcaggttctcgggtgggagtgccagctgaacagggtctcgggtgggagtgccagctgaacAGGGACTCTGGTAggattgccggctgagcagggtctcgggtgggattgccggctgagcagggtctctggTAGGATTGCCAGCTCCGCCAGGTCTCGGGTGGGAGTCCCGGCTTAGCAGGATCTCGGGAGGGAGTCCCggctgagctgggtctcgggtgcgaataccggctgagcagggtctcgggagtGAGTCCCGGCTGAGCAGGATCTCGGGAGGGAGTCCccgctgagcagggtcttgggagggagtcccggctgagcaggttctcgggtgggagtgccagctgagcagggtctcgggtgggagtcccGACTGAGCAGCGTCTCTGGTAggattgccggctgagcagggtctcgggtgggattgCCGGCTGAGCAAGGTCTCGGGTGGgactgccggctgagcagggtctcgggtgggattgccggctgagcagggtcgcgGGTGGGAATGCTGGCCGAGTGGGGTCTCGGGAGGGAATCCCAGATGCGCAGGGTCTCGAGAGGGAGtcccagctgagcagggtctcgaagGGAatcccggctgagcagggtctcggatggGAGTGCCATCTGAGCAGGggctcgggtgggagtgccagctgagcaggggCTCGGGAAGGAGTCCTTGCTGAGCAGAGTCTCGGGAGGGAgtcctggctgagcagggtctcgggagggagtcccggctgagcagggtctcgggtgggtgcaccggctgagcagggtctcgaaaGGAGTCCCGGCTGAGCCGGGTCtagtgtgggagtgccggctgagcagggtctcgggtgggagtgccagctgagcagggaCTCAGGTGGGAGTACCAGCTCAGcacggtctcgggtgggagtaccggctgagcagggtctcggcatGGAGTCCCGAATgatcagggtctcgggtgggagtaccggctgagcaggatcTCAGGAGGGAGGCCCGGCTGAGCAGGGGCTCGGGTGGGAGTGTCGGCTTAGCAGGATTTCGGGAGGGAGTCCCAGCTGAGCTTGGTCTCGGGTgtgagtaccggctgagcaggaccTCGGGAGGTAGAACCGGCTGAGCAGGGTGTCGGGTGGGACTGCCAGCTGAGCAGGGACTCAGGTGGGAGTGCCAGCTCGGCACGGTCTCGGGTGGAAGTACCGGCTGAGCAAGGTCTCGGCAGGGAGTCCCGGCTGATCAGGGTCTTGGGAGGGAttgccagctgagcagggtctcaggtgggagtcccggctgagcagggtctctggtaggattgccggctgagcagggtctcgggtgggattgccggctgagcagggtctcgggtgggattgccggctgagcagggtctcgggtgggactgccggctgagcagggtctcgggtgggattgccggctgagcagggtctcgggtgggagtgccggctgagcagggtcgcgGGTGGGAATGCAGGCCGAGCGGGGTCTCGGGAGGGAGTCCCGGATGCGCAGGGTCTCGGGAGGGAGtcccagctgagcagggtctcgaagGGAatcccggctgagcagggtctcgggtgggagtgtcgtctgagcagggtctcgggtgggagtgccagcggAGCAGGggctcgggtgggagtgccagctggcCAGGGGCTCGGGAAGGAGGCCTTGCTGAGCagagtctcgggtgggagtaccggctgagcagggtctcaggtgggagtgccaGCTCGGCAGGGcctcgggtgggagtaccagctGAGCAGTGTCTCGGCAGGGAGTCCCGGCTgatcagggtctcgggtgggaggcccggctgagcagggtctcgggtgggagtgccggcttcgCAGGATCTCGGGAGGGCGTCCCGGCTGAGCTGGGTCTCGGCtgcgagtaccggctgagcagggtcttgggagtgagtcccggctgagcaggttctcgggtgggagtgccagctgaacagggtctcgggtgggagtgccagctgaacAGGGACTCTGGTAGGATTGCCAGCTCAGCCAGGTCTCGGGTGGGAGTCCCGGCTTAGCAGGATCTCGGGAGGGAGTCCCggctgagctgggtctcgggtgcgaataccggctgagcagggtctcgggagtgagtcccggctgagcaggatctcgggagggagtcccggctgagcagggtcttgggagggagtcccggctgagcaggttctcgggtgggagtgccagctgagcagggtctcgggtgggagtaccggctgagccgggtctcaggtgggagtcccGACTGAGCAGCGTCTCTGGTAggattgccggctgagcagggtctcgggtgggattgCCGGCTGAGCAGAGTCTCGGGTGGGACTGCCAGCTGAGCAGGGTCGCGGGTGggattgccggctgagcagggtcgtgGGTGGGAATGCCGGCCGAGTGGGGTCTCGGGAGGGAATCCCAGATGCGCAGGGGCTCGAGAGGGAGTCCTagctgagcagggtctcgaagGGAatcccggctgagcagggtctcggatggGAGTGCCGTCTGAGCAGGGGCTCGGGTtggagtgccagctgagcaggggCTCGGGAAGGAGTCCTTGCTGAGCAGAGTCTCGGGAGGGAgtcctggctgagcagggtctcgggagggagtcccggctgagcagggtctcggcagGGAGTCCCGGATgatcagggtctcgggtgggagtaccggctgagcagggtctcgggagggagtcccggctgagcagggtctcggcagGGAGTCCCGGATgatcagggtctcgggtgggagtaccggctgagcaggatcTCAGGAGGGAGGCCCGGCTGAGCAGGGGCTCGGGTGGGAGTGTCGGCTTAGCAGGATTTCGGGAGGGAGTCCCAGCTGAGCTTGGTCTCGGGTgtgagtaccggctgagcaggaccTCGGGAGGTAGAACCGGCTGAGCAGGGTgtcgggtgggagtgccagctgagcagggactcaggtgggagtgccagctcggcacggtctcgggtgggagtaccggctgagcagggtctcggcagGGAGTCCCGGCTGATCAGGGTCTTGGGAGggattgccggctgagcagggtcgcgggtgggattgccggctgagcagggtcgtgGGTGGGAATGCCGGCCGAGTGGGGTCTCGGGAAGGAATCCCAGATGCGCAGGGGCTCGAGAGGGAgtcctggctgagcagggtctcgaagGGAatcccggctgagcagggtctcggatggGAGTGCCGTCTGAGCAGGggctcgggtgggagtgccagctgagcaggggCTCGGGAAGGAGTCCTTGCTGAGCAGAGTCTCGGGAGGGAgtcctggctgagcagggtctcgggagggagtcccggctgagcagggtctcggcagGGAGTCCCGGATgatcagggtctcgggtgggagtaccggctgagcaggatcTCAGGAGGGAGGCCCGGCTGAGCAGGGGCTTGGGTGGGAGTGTCGGCTTAGCAGGATTTCGGGAGGGAGTCCCAGCTGAGCTTGGTCTCGGGTgtgagtaccggctgagcaggaccTCGGGAGGTAGAACCGGCTGAGCAGGGTgtcgggtgggagtgccagctgagcagggactcaggtgggagtgccagctcggcacggtctcgggtgggagtaccggctgagcagggtctcggcagGGAGTCCCGGCTGATCAGGGTCTTGGGAGGGAttgccagctgagcagggtctcgggtgggagtaccggctgagcagggtctcgggtgggattgccggctgagcagggtctcgggtgggactgccggctgagcagggtctcgggtgggattgccggctgagcagggtctcgggtgggagtgccggctgagcagggtcgcgGGTGGGAATGCAGGCCGAGCGGGGTCTCGGGAGGGAGTCCCGGATGCGCAGGGTCTCGGGAGGGAGtcccagctgagcagggtctcgaagGGAatcccggctgagcagggtctcgggtgggagtgccgtctgagcagggtctcgggtgggagtgccagcagAGCAGGggctcgggtgggagtgccagctggcCAGGGGCTCGGGAAGGAGGCCTTGCTGAGCAGAGTCTCGGGAGGGAgtcctggctgagcagggtctcgggagggagtcccggctgagcagggtctcgggtgggagtaccggctgagcagggtctcgaagGGAGTCCCGTCTGAGCCGGGTCTAGTGTGGGAGTGCCGGATgatcagggtctcgggtgggagtaccggctgagcaggatcTCAGGAGGGAGGCCCGGCTGAGCGGGGGCTCGGGTGGGAGTGTCGGCTTAGCAGGATTTCGGGAGGGAGTCCCAGCTGAGCTTGGTCTCGGGtgcgagtaccggctgagcaggaccTCGGgagggagtaccggctgagcagcgtctcgggtgggattgccggctgagcaaggtctcgggtgggagtgccggctgagcagggtttcGGGTGGGAttgcggctgagcagggtctcgggtgggattgCCGGCTGAGCGGAGTTTCGTGAGGGAATCCCGGCTGAGCCGGGTCTCGGGAGGGAGTCCCGGCTGAGTAGGGTCTCGAAGGGAGTCCCggttgagcagggtctcgggtgggagtcccgtctgagcagggtctcgggtgggagtgtcaGCGGAGCAGgggctcgggtgggagtaccggctgagcagggtctcagatGGGAGTGCCGGCTTAGCAGGATCTCGGGAGGGAGTCCCggctgagctgggtctcgggtgcgagtaccggctgagcagggtctcgggagtGAGTCCCGGCTGAGCAGGATCTCGGGAGGGAGTCCCGGCTGAGCAGGGGCTCCTTTGGGAGACCCGGCTGAACAGGGTCTTGGTAGGGAGTCCCGGCTGAGCAggttctcgggtgggagtgccagctgagcagggtctcgggtgggagtaccggctgagccgggtctcgggtgggagtcccggctgagcagggtctctggTAGGATTGCCGGCTCAGCCGGGTCTAGGTTGGGAGTGCCGGCTTAGCAGGATCTCGGGATGGAGTCCCGGCTGAGCTGGGTCTCAGGtgcgagtaccggctgagcagggtctcgggagtGAGTCCCAGCTGAGCAGGATCTCGGGAGGGagtcccggctgagcagggtcttgggggGGGGGAGTCCTGGCTGAGCAggttctcgggtgggagtgccagctgagcagtgtctcgggagggagtaccggctgagccgggtctcgggtgggagtcccGGCTGAGCACTGGTCTCTGGTAggattgccggctgagcagggtctcgggtggggttgccggctgagcagggtctcgggtgggagtgccgtctgagcagggtctcgggtgggattgccggctgagcagggtcgcgGGTGGGAATGCCGGCCAAGCGGGGTCTCGGGAGGGagtcccggctgagcagggtctcaggagggagtcccggctgagcagggtctcgaagGGAGTGCcgtc from Heterodontus francisci isolate sHetFra1 chromosome 3, sHetFra1.hap1, whole genome shotgun sequence includes these protein-coding regions:
- the LOC137367111 gene encoding proline-rich protein 36-like, with the protein product MSSLDSLCPREGEWAARKTVASGTVKVCGLFLAWLAAVALIMELHGQAQLPLGPFSCHGGPKRQGVGEPCQTTRDPAQPGLPPETLLSRYSHPRPCSADTPTGDPAQPQGLPPEHPAPLALPPEPPLRWHSHPRPCSDGTPFETLLSRDSLLRPCSAGTPSRDPAWPAFPPATLLSRQSHPRPCSDGTPTRDPAQPATPPETLLSRQSYQRPVLSRDSHPRPGSAGTPSRDTAQLALPPENLLSQDSPPPRPCSAGTPSRDPAQLGLTPETLLSRDPAQPGLPPETRLSRYSHPRPCSAGTPTREPAQPGLPTKTLFSRVSQRSPCSAGTPSRDPAQPGLTPETLLSRYSHPRPSSAGTPSRDPAKPALPSETLLSRYSHPSPCSADTPTRDPAQTGLPPETLLNRDSLRDPTQPGLPPETRLSRDSLTKLRSAGNPTRDPAQPQSHPKPCSAGTPTRDLAQPAIPPETLLSRYSLPRSCSADPAQTGLPSRPCSAGTPTRDPAQPGLPPETLLSQDSLPRLCSARPPSRAPGQLALPPEPLLCWHSHPRPCSDGTPTRDPAQPGFPSRPCSAGTPSRDPAHPGLPPETPLGLHSHPRPCSAGTPTRDPAQPAIPPETLLTGTPCRDPAQPVLPPETVPSWHSHLSPCSAGTPTRHPAQPVLPPEVLLSRYSHPRPSSAGTPSRNPAKPTLPPKPLLSRASLLRSCSAGTPTRDPDHPGLPAETLLSRDSLPRPCSARTPSRDSAQQGLLPEPLLSWHSHPSPCSDGTPIRDPAQPGFPSRPCSARTPSRAPAHLGFLPETPLGRHSHPRPCSAGNPTRDPAQPAIPPKTLISRDSLPRPCSAGTPTRDRAELALPPESLLSWHSHPTPCSAGSTSRGPAQPPTLPPEPLLSRASLLRSCSAGTPTRDPDHPGLPAETLLSRDSLPRPCSAGTPTRDPDHPGLPAETLLSRDSLPRPCSARTPSRDSAQQGLLPEPLLSWHSNPSPCSDGTPIRDPAQPGFPSRPCSARTPSRAPAHLGFPPETPLGRHSHPRPCSAGNPTRDPAQLAVPPETLLSRQSHPRPCSAGNPTRDAAQSGLPPETRLSRVPVQLALPPETLFSWHSHPRTCSAGTHSQDPAQPVLAAETQLSRDALPRSCEAGTPTRDPAQPGLPPETLISRDSLPRHCSAGTPTRGPAELALPPETLLSRYSHPRLCSARPPSRAPGQLALPPEPLLRWHSHPRPCSDDTPTRDPAQPGFPSRPCSAGTPSRDPAHPGLPPETPLGLHSHPRPCSAGTPTRDPAQPLAIPPKTLISRDSLPRPCSAGTSTRDRAELALPPESLLSWQSHPTPCSAGSTSRGPAQPVLTPETKLSWDSLPKSC